One Cryptomeria japonica chromosome 9, Sugi_1.0, whole genome shotgun sequence genomic window carries:
- the LOC131053084 gene encoding probably inactive leucine-rich repeat receptor-like protein kinase IMK2: MELQNIAVLSCKMKKMMLVMLVLQQVVWTRAMLDPLDFLALQSIRKSLYDMPGSEFFKSWDFSSDPCGFSGVLCDSQGQGKRVVALNLGNASAGSPGLRGKLDGGVGCLGALVELTLVPGQVVGTIPETMGQLKELQFVGISKNFLSGRIPPCLGSLTKLQTLDLSFNQFVGSIPLGIGQLPTLSNLILCHNKLTGPIPTFMSSLRRLDLKHNGLSGTLPESLPHSLQYVSLAKNLLSGSIHGVSELQQLSYLDLSYNHFSGNIPGELFSLPLTSLFLQRNSFTGPVVPQGQVTIPNVDLSYNFLTGPISPFLAYVHNLHLHNNNFIWSKSFKIH; encoded by the coding sequence ATGGAATTGCAGAACATTGCTGTATTGAGTTgtaagatgaagaagatgatgttgGTGATGTTGGTGTTGCAGCAGGTGGTGTGGACTAGGGCAATGTTAGACCCACTGGATTTTTTGGCTCTGCAGAGCATCAGGAAGAGCCTGTATGACATGCCAGGCTCTGAGTTTTTCAAGTCATGGGACTTTTCATCTGACCCCTGTGGGTTTTCTGGAGTGTTGTGTGATTCACAAGGGCAAGGAAAGAGAGTTGTGGCTTTGAACCTTGGGAATGCTTCTGCTGGGTCACCTGGACTGAGAGGCAAGCTGGATGGGGGTGTGGGTTGCCTTGGGGCTCTTGTAGAGCTGACATTGGTGCCTGGTCAGGTTGTGGGGACTATTCCAGAGACCATGGGTCAGTTGAAGGAGTTGCAGTTTGTGGGTATCAGTAAAAACTTCTTGTCTGGTAGGATTCCTCCATGCTTGGGATCATTGACAAAGTTACAGACATTGGATTTGAGCTTCAATCAGTTTGTGGGTTCTATTCCCCTTGGGATTGGACAGCTACCCACTTTGTCAAATCTCATTCTTTGCCACAATAAGCTCACAGGACCAATACCCACATTCATGTCTAGTCTCAGAAGGCTGGATCTTAAGCACAATGGGCTCTCAGGAACACTGCCAGAATCTCTGCCTCATTCTCTTCAGTATGTTTCCCTCGCCAAGAATCTGCTATCTGGGAGCATTCATGGAGTTTCAGAGCTTCAACAGCTGAGTTACCTTGACCTTAGCTATAACCATTTTAGTGGGAATATTCCAGGTGAATTGTTTAGTTTGCCTTTAACTTCTTTGTTCTTGCAGAGAAACTCTTTTACTGGTCCTGTTGTCCCCCAAGGGCAGGTCACAATTCCAAATGTGGACCTCAGTTATAATTTCTTAACAGGTCCTATTTCCCCTTTTCTAGCTTATGTTCATAATCTGCAtcttcacaacaacaacttcatttGGAGCAAATCCTTCAAGATTCATTAA